A stretch of Cicer arietinum cultivar CDC Frontier isolate Library 1 chromosome 5, Cicar.CDCFrontier_v2.0, whole genome shotgun sequence DNA encodes these proteins:
- the LOC101504270 gene encoding RING-H2 finger protein ATL66-like: MSNPNSRSLNWHYTELDDRDLEIRGRTLFFVIVLFSIFLLVIVLFFYTRWVCRYHTHITTTTLSASIHAPPPPQPQGLDSVSINKLPIILHQAPVDPENGAWEDTECCICLGEFRDGEKLKVLPGCEHYFHCECVDKWLTHQSSCPLCRTSLQVEESSFPKILIQEPPIRIDIQF; this comes from the coding sequence ATGTCGAATCCAAATTCCAGATCATTAAACTGGCACTACACAGAGTTAGATGACAGAGACCTCGAAATAAGAGGCAGAACACTCTTCTTCGTCATCGTACTCTTCTCCATTTTCCTTCTCGTTATTGTTCTCTTCTTCTACACTCGTTGGGTCTGTCGCTACCACACTCACATAACAACCACCACACTCTCCGCCTCAATCCACGCGCCACCGCCTCCGCAACCGCAAGGACTTGACTCTGTTTCGATTAATAAACTTCCCATTATCCTTCACCAAGCTCCGGTTGACCCCGAAAACGGCGCGTGGGAGGACACGGAGTGCTGTATATGTTTAGGAGAGTTTAGAGACGGTGAGAAGCTTAAGGTTTTGCCAGGGTGTGAACACTATTTTCATTGTGAGTGTGTTGATAAGTGGCTAACTCATCAATCTAGTTGTCCACTTTGTAGAACTTCACTCCAAGTTGAAGAATCTTCTTTTCCTAAGATTTTGATTCAGGAACCACCCATTAGAATTGATATTCAATTCTAG